Proteins from one Candidatus Methylomirabilota bacterium genomic window:
- a CDS encoding YfiR family protein: MVTFRARPPHPWWPALAVLVAVALSAPAPRAQGVEEYAVKAAFLFNFVRFTEWPSAAFPNDRAPLVLCIVGTDPFGAALAGLEKKPVKGRELHVDRKVTPDTLSKCHVAFISRSRSGNVREVLKTAEALTVLTVSDIDEFARKGGIIGLVTDGGKIRFQINVKAAERVGLKLSSQLLKLASIVEG, translated from the coding sequence GTGGTGACATTCCGGGCCCGCCCGCCGCATCCCTGGTGGCCGGCCCTCGCCGTCCTCGTTGCGGTCGCGCTCAGCGCCCCGGCCCCGCGCGCGCAGGGGGTGGAAGAATACGCCGTCAAGGCGGCCTTTCTGTTCAATTTCGTCCGGTTCACCGAGTGGCCGTCGGCGGCCTTCCCCAACGATCGCGCGCCGCTCGTGCTCTGCATCGTGGGGACCGATCCCTTCGGCGCGGCCCTGGCCGGCCTCGAGAAGAAGCCCGTGAAGGGGAGGGAGCTGCACGTCGATCGCAAGGTCACCCCGGACACGCTGAGCAAGTGCCATGTCGCCTTCATCAGTCGTTCCCGGAGCGGGAACGTCCGCGAGGTCCTGAAGACCGCGGAGGCCCTCACCGTGCTGACCGTGAGCGATATCGACGAGTTCGCCCGAAAAGGCGGCATCATCGGTCTGGTGACCGACGGGGGCAAGATCCGCTTTCAGATCAACGTCAAAGCCGCCGAGCGGGTGGGCCTCAAACTCAGCTCGCAACTGCTCAAGCTCGCCAGCATCGTGGAGGGCTAA
- a CDS encoding adenylate/guanylate cyclase domain-containing protein: MRWRFRDLSISRKLTLIMMLATCIVLALASAAFVVHEIRVARRAMVGELTTLANAIATNTVSALTFNDPVAARDTLAALRSSPTVVVGHILRPTGEVFARYVRTGQPDNARPRPDHGRTEGAEEHVDLSRAHRGGYDEWGSHLVLVRPIVFEQEPIGLIYIKASFDELNKATGHLFAIVGAIAGVLFAVALVLAYRLQRVISDPIVELMGTIKQVSRTKNYKLQAEKRSDDELGVLIDGFNDMLKQIDAGDQQLREEVQILELSHDLAGELNLDTLLSRIMHATTELLSADRGTLFLYDKKTNELFSRVAEGLEIKEIRIPTTSGIAGAVFTTRQTANIADPYRDPRFNKEVDRRTGYRTESILAMPIVNKAGEGIGVTEVLNKKGGGFTAKDEARLGAFTAQITVALENAKLFEDVLNEKNYNEGILRSTSDGIITLDAEDKILTANDAALRILKLARHEVIKQPVGAIFAGANTWVASNLEKVKQSGHREIAVEKELRLGPRETASVNLAVNPLIDVNEEHIGSMIVLEDITSEKRMKSTMARYMSPEVADQLLAAGEAVMGGKDQKVSILFSDVRNFTSMSETLGARETVSMLNEYFERMVDVIFSHRGVLDKFIGDAVMALFGVPFNGEHDADDAVQVANAMFVALRDLNGKRKREGKDPIDIGVGISTGVVVVGNIGSTRRMEYTVIGDSVNLASRLESATKFYGVTVLISEYTRQELKSNRLLREIDRLRVQGKHEPVAIYEAMDHFTGDTFPDLGRMVERYADGIRHYRAREWKDARACFQESLKLNPADKPSQLYVERCEHFLQNPPPGDWDGVWTMTTK, translated from the coding sequence GTGAGATGGCGTTTTCGCGATCTCTCGATCAGCAGGAAGCTCACCCTCATCATGATGCTGGCGACCTGCATCGTGCTGGCCCTGGCCTCCGCCGCGTTCGTCGTCCACGAAATCAGGGTGGCCCGGCGCGCGATGGTCGGCGAGCTGACGACACTGGCGAACGCCATTGCCACGAACACCGTCTCCGCCTTGACGTTCAACGACCCGGTCGCGGCGCGGGATACCTTGGCCGCGCTACGCTCGAGCCCCACCGTCGTCGTCGGGCACATCCTGAGGCCGACCGGGGAGGTGTTCGCCCGGTATGTGCGGACGGGACAGCCTGACAACGCCCGGCCGCGCCCGGACCACGGTCGAACCGAGGGGGCGGAGGAACACGTCGATCTCAGTCGCGCCCACAGAGGTGGCTACGACGAGTGGGGGAGCCATCTGGTCCTGGTGAGGCCGATCGTCTTTGAGCAGGAACCGATCGGACTGATCTACATCAAGGCGAGCTTCGACGAGTTGAACAAGGCGACCGGCCACCTCTTCGCCATCGTCGGCGCTATCGCCGGCGTATTGTTCGCGGTCGCCCTCGTGCTGGCCTATCGCCTGCAGCGCGTGATCTCCGACCCCATCGTCGAGTTGATGGGCACCATCAAGCAGGTGTCGCGCACCAAGAACTACAAGCTACAGGCGGAAAAGAGGTCCGACGACGAGCTGGGCGTGCTCATCGACGGATTCAACGACATGCTCAAGCAGATCGACGCGGGCGACCAGCAGCTGCGCGAGGAGGTGCAGATCCTGGAGCTGTCGCACGACCTCGCCGGCGAGCTCAATCTCGACACGCTGCTGTCGCGCATCATGCACGCGACGACCGAGCTCCTGAGCGCCGACCGCGGCACGCTCTTCCTCTACGACAAGAAGACCAACGAGCTGTTCTCGCGCGTCGCCGAGGGGCTCGAGATCAAGGAGATCCGCATCCCCACGACCAGCGGCATCGCCGGCGCCGTGTTCACGACGCGCCAGACCGCGAATATCGCCGATCCCTACCGCGACCCGCGCTTCAACAAGGAGGTGGACCGCCGCACCGGCTATCGCACCGAGAGCATTCTGGCCATGCCGATCGTCAACAAGGCCGGCGAGGGCATCGGCGTGACGGAGGTGCTCAACAAGAAGGGCGGCGGGTTCACGGCGAAGGACGAGGCGCGCCTGGGCGCGTTCACGGCGCAGATCACGGTCGCGCTCGAAAACGCCAAGCTGTTCGAGGACGTCCTCAACGAGAAGAACTACAACGAGGGCATCCTGCGCAGCACGAGTGATGGCATCATCACGCTCGATGCCGAGGACAAGATCCTCACGGCCAACGACGCCGCGCTCCGTATCCTCAAGCTCGCGCGCCACGAGGTCATCAAGCAGCCGGTCGGCGCGATCTTCGCCGGGGCCAACACCTGGGTCGCGAGCAACCTCGAGAAGGTGAAGCAGAGCGGCCACCGCGAGATCGCGGTCGAGAAGGAGCTCCGCCTGGGCCCGAGGGAGACGGCCTCGGTCAACCTGGCCGTCAATCCCCTGATCGACGTGAACGAGGAGCACATCGGCTCGATGATCGTGCTCGAGGACATCACGAGCGAGAAGCGGATGAAGAGCACGATGGCCCGCTACATGTCGCCGGAGGTCGCCGATCAGCTCCTGGCGGCCGGCGAGGCGGTCATGGGTGGTAAGGATCAGAAGGTGTCGATCCTGTTCTCAGACGTCCGCAACTTCACCTCCATGTCAGAGACGCTCGGCGCCCGCGAGACCGTCTCGATGCTCAACGAGTACTTCGAGCGGATGGTGGACGTGATCTTCAGCCACCGTGGCGTGCTCGACAAGTTCATCGGTGACGCCGTCATGGCGCTGTTCGGGGTACCGTTCAACGGCGAGCACGACGCGGACGACGCCGTCCAGGTGGCCAACGCGATGTTCGTCGCGCTCCGCGATCTGAACGGCAAACGCAAGCGAGAGGGCAAGGATCCGATCGACATCGGCGTCGGCATCTCCACGGGCGTCGTCGTCGTCGGCAACATCGGGTCGACGAGGCGCATGGAGTACACGGTCATCGGCGACTCGGTGAACCTCGCCTCGCGCCTGGAGAGCGCGACGAAGTTCTACGGCGTCACGGTGCTCATCAGCGAGTACACGCGGCAGGAGCTCAAGAGCAACCGCCTGCTGCGGGAGATCGACCGCCTCCGCGTCCAGGGCAAGCACGAGCCGGTCGCCATCTACGAGGCGATGGATCACTTCACCGGGGACACCTTTCCGGACCTCGGGCGTATGGTCGAGCGCTACGCCGACGGGATTCGCCACTACCGCGCCCGCGAGTGGAAAGACGCGCGCGCCTGCTTCCAGGAGTCGCTCAAGCTCAACCCCGCCGACAAGCCGTCACAGCTGTACGTCGAGCGGTGCGAGCATTTTCTGCAAAATCCGCCGCCCGGCGACTGGGACGGCGTCTGGACGATGACGACGAAGTAG
- the ada gene encoding bifunctional DNA-binding transcriptional regulator/O6-methylguanine-DNA methyltransferase Ada, whose product MGYGVAREATASPAFPNDEDRWAALVRRDRSADGMFYYSVRTTGVYCRPSCAARLARRENVRFHSTCEEAEQAGFRPCQRCRPNEPALTEQRAVAVARACRLIETADETPNLDALAEAAGMSRFHFHRVFKAITGVTPKAYAAAHRAQRVREELSRSDTVTEAIYGAGFNSSGRFYATASDMLGMTPTDFRSGGHGASIRFAVGESSLGSILVATTQKGVCAILLGDDPDALMRDLQDRFPKARLIGGDQGFEQLVAKVVGFVEAPALGLDLPLDVRGTAFQQRVWQALREIPAGSTVTYTEIAARLGAPKAVRAVAQACASNAIAVAIPCHRVVRTDGALAGYRWGVKRKRALLDREAASEGIR is encoded by the coding sequence ATGGGTTACGGGGTGGCGAGAGAGGCGACGGCTTCACCGGCTTTTCCCAACGATGAGGATCGTTGGGCGGCCCTCGTGCGCCGCGATCGGAGCGCGGACGGCATGTTCTATTATTCCGTGCGGACGACCGGTGTGTATTGCCGGCCCTCCTGCGCTGCGCGGCTGGCGCGCCGCGAGAATGTCCGTTTCCACTCGACGTGCGAAGAGGCCGAACAGGCGGGCTTCCGGCCCTGCCAACGGTGCCGCCCGAACGAGCCGGCGCTCACCGAACAGCGCGCCGTGGCCGTGGCCAGGGCCTGCCGTCTGATCGAAACCGCCGACGAGACGCCCAATCTCGATGCCCTGGCCGAAGCCGCCGGGATGAGCCGCTTTCACTTCCATCGCGTCTTCAAAGCCATCACCGGCGTCACGCCGAAAGCTTACGCAGCGGCTCACCGTGCCCAGCGCGTGCGGGAGGAATTGTCCCGGAGCGATACGGTGACGGAGGCGATCTACGGCGCCGGGTTCAATTCCAGTGGGCGTTTCTACGCGACGGCGTCGGACATGCTGGGCATGACACCGACGGACTTCCGCTCGGGCGGCCATGGTGCATCGATCCGCTTCGCCGTCGGCGAATCCTCGCTGGGCTCGATCCTTGTCGCGACGACTCAGAAAGGTGTCTGCGCGATCCTGCTCGGCGACGATCCGGACGCCCTGATGCGTGACCTTCAGGACCGCTTTCCGAAGGCCCGGCTGATCGGCGGCGACCAGGGCTTCGAGCAGTTGGTCGCCAAGGTGGTCGGCTTCGTCGAGGCGCCGGCGCTTGGTCTCGATCTGCCGCTCGACGTGCGGGGCACCGCCTTCCAGCAGCGGGTGTGGCAAGCGCTGCGCGAGATCCCGGCCGGCTCTACGGTGACCTACACGGAAATCGCCGCGCGTCTGGGGGCGCCCAAAGCGGTGCGGGCGGTGGCGCAGGCGTGCGCGTCGAACGCGATCGCCGTCGCCATTCCCTGCCATCGGGTCGTGCGCACCGACGGTGCGCTCGCCGGCTACCGCTGGGGCGTGAAGCGCAAGCGTGCGTTGCTCGATCGCGAGGCCGCCTCGGAGGGGATTCGGTAG